The following proteins come from a genomic window of Theileria equi strain WA chromosome 2 map unlocalized gcontig_1105316255037, whole genome shotgun sequence:
- a CDS encoding ankyrin repeat domain containing protein (encoded by transcript BEWA_038190A): MFLQSVGSYFYSLVEPIIFYFNLGSLPLDDFERACKVVALKRSDGSLSDQDFYILFGLFKQATVGNYNVTDESDGDTVQLLKWSSWKNCNGKSRKESMLEYISITNSLFGDFTPDEGSMGFGVLSQVNLLDNLDKNFPHNEFFSQVTSGNLEAIKEILKDDPNMVNVTTPEGLTPLHLAADRGFDHIVKLLIKYGADINAVDDNGDTALHVAIESEQQEIIKILIDNNANTELGNIDGLTQSEMLNSRMPS, translated from the exons ATGTTCCTACAATCAGTAGGTAGCTACTTTTATAGTCTAGTTGAACCAATAATCTTTTACTTTAACCTTGGTTCGCTACCGCTTGACGATTTTGAGAGAGCTTGCAAGGTCGTGGCTCTAAAAAGATCCGATGGCAGCTTATCTGACCAAGATTTCTATATTTTATTTG GACTCTTTAAGCAAGCTACAGTCGGAAATTACAACGTAACAGATGAATCTGATGGTGACACCGTTCAGCTTCTAAAATG GTCAAGTTGGAAGAATTGCAATGGAAAGTCTAGGAAGGAGTCTATGCTAGAGTACATTAGCATAACCAATTCCTTATTTGGTGACTTTACACCAGACGAGGGTTCTATG GGATTTGGTGTTTTAAGTCAAGTAAACCTGTTGGATAATTTGGACAAGAA CTTTCCACATAATGAATTCTTTTCCCAAGTAACGAGTGGGAATTTAGAAGCTATAAAAGAGATATTAAAAG ATGATCCTAACATGGTTAATGTCACAACCCCCGAGGGTTTAACCCCTTTGCATTTGGCAGCTGATCG TGGATTTGATCATATTGTCAAGTTACTGATAAAATATG GAGCCGACATAAATGCAGTTGATGATAATGGTGACACAGCTCTGCATGTTGCAATAGAGTCTGAACAACAGGAGATAATAAAGATACTTATAGATAACAACGCAAATACAGAGTTAGG TAACATTGACGGGTTAACTCAGAGTGAAATGCTGAATTCACGCATGCCAAGTTAG
- a CDS encoding signal peptide containing protein (encoded by transcript BEWA_038170A), with protein sequence MGCVLYLFIFTSLVGTLASTSPLKATSRDGPIGLPNNVILRASKTHRRRHNKEMIENTNNEYTREYTKQLENIARNSTSSIKEMSQAIAQDQRNGIITNGAASNVSPNFDYVPEWLQLISTSLQSPKEFIFGALTSLTSMGLSTVLQNQAFKNVSCTLFSTETEKAICMTQSIDNINNIVSIGTRILSLNFRILSGGRIADDALVALDTLATDHKNVNIIKSLGSTVVLYITLMRESVPDE encoded by the exons ATGGGATGTGTATTATATCTATTTATTTTCACAAGTTTGGTAGGAACATTGGCCTCCACCTCTCCTTTAAAGGCAACTTCTAGAGATG GACCAATCGGCCTACCAAACAACGTCATATTACGTGCGTCCAAAACACACCGAAGAAGACACAACAAGGAGATGATTGAGAACACCAACAATGAATATACACGCGAGTACACAAAGCAACTGGAGAACATAGCCAGAAACTCAACCTCAAGTATTAAGGAGATGAGTCAGGCTATAGCACAGGACCAAAGAAATGGCATTATTACGAATGGAGCAGCTTCTAACGTTTCACCAAACTTTGACTATGTGCCAGAATGGCTTCAACTTATATCCACCTCGTTACAGTCTCCTAAGGAATTCATTTTTGGGGCACTAACTTCTCTTACTAGCATGG GTTTGAGTACCGTGCTGCAAAATCAAgcttttaaaaatgtatcaTGTACACTATTCTCTACCGAGACTGAAAAGGCGATTTGCATGACACAGA GTATCGACAACATCAACAACATAGTTTCAATTG GAACACGAATTTTGAGTCTCAATTTTCGTATATTATCAGGTGGAAGAATTGCCGATGACGCCCTTGTAGCCTTGGATACTTTGGCAACGGACCACAAAAATGTtaatataataaagtcGTTAGGTTCTACCGTTGTTTTGTACATTACCCTAATGAGGGAATCTGTTCCTGATGAGTAA
- a CDS encoding conserved hypothetical protein (encoded by transcript BEWA_038200A): MSETSKDKVGICIPEDNNLADTHDCSQSDATDSSPSISSLVPYTNEQIDSFVEVSNVPGKGRCLFARREFDTGSLIFIEAPLFSIIPSSNSDIWSVLSSLHEDSPLALPPLWHQAALLSIINGTEESNAVLKNKWVLDPDQEVSQDVMRVLESLCIVDDTGEFFYNDVLIDPELYQLYLQVWPLNSFGRSTDPDGLVIYDRISFTAHSCDASCCWYHTDQDYFVLRARKRLLPGDEITISYLGESDLLAATYKRRELLENWHFFCQCNRCSESLDVSRGFLCKNCHFGSIFLIYNKGSKLVSAPCTLCRYRFSEAEITEYIDLERAYSYRIDCIDKSDLYDILQVYDHAKNVFKQHWLLYQLQTLLYDYYKGKGNFEQAKFYLLDRLSYADKTITGPLYCIAFMYEELADILTSLSNINEETLKIGNPSFDVGTLNMIMTYYFNAAALLAVLCGYNHPYYCSVVNCQTKRYQIEELVVFTLNNSTKTEDTNE, from the exons ATGTCCGAAACAAGCAAGGATAAAGTCGGTATTTGCATACCAGAAGACAATAACTTGGCAGATACACACGATTGCTCGCAATCTGACGCTACGGACTCTTCGCCTTCTATCTCTTCATTGGTACCATATACTAACGAACAAATAGACTCGTTTGTAGAAGTTAGCAATGTGCCAGGGAAAGGAC GTTGTCTATTCGCTCGCAGAGAGTTTGATACAGGGTCGTTAATATTCATAGAAgctccattattttctaTCATACCGTCATCCAATTCGGATATATGGAGCGTGTTGTCATCATTACACGAAGATTCACCTTTGGCATTGCCACCTTTGTGGCATCAAGCAGCTCTTTTGAGCATAATTAACGGGACAGAAGAATCAAACGCAGTGCTTAAGAACAAGTGGGTACTTGATCCTGATCAGGAAGTATCACAAGATGTAATGAGAGTCTTGGAATCTTTGTGTATAGTTGATGACACTGGAGAGTTTTTTTATAATGACGTTTTAATTGACCCAGAATTATACCAACTATACTTACAAGTTTGGCCATTGAATTCCTTTGGAAGAAGTACGGACCCGGATGGTCTAGTTATTTATGATC GCATTTCATTCACTGCTCATAGTTGCGATGCATCATGTTGCTGGTATCACACTGACCAGGATTATTTTGTATTGCGGGCAAGGAAGAGGCTGCTGCCCGGAGATGAAATAACTATATCATATTTAGGGGAATCTGACCTACTGGCAGCTACGTACAAGCGCCGAGAACTGCTGGAGAATTGGCACTTTTTTTGCCAGTGCAATCGTTGTTCTGAGAGTCTTGATGTATCCCGTGGATTTTTATGTAAAAATTGTCATTTTGGatcaatatttttgatCTACAATAAAGGATCAAAACTTGTAAGCGCACCATGCACTCTGTGTCGATATAGATTTTCTGAGGCCGAAATTACAGAGTATATTGATTTGGAGCGTGCTTATTCATATAGGATAGATTGTATTGACAAATCGGATTTGTATGATATCCTCCAGGTTTATGACCATGccaaaaatgttttcaaGCAGCATTGGTTACTGTATCAGTTACAAACGTTACTATATGATTATTATAAGGGAAAAGGGAATTTTGAGCAAGCTAAATTTTATCTACTGGATAGATTAAGTTATGCCGATAAG ACAATCACCGGCCCACTTTATTGCATCGCATTCATGTATGAAGAATTAGCTGATATTTTAACTTCACTATCTAACATAAATGAGGAAACACTCAAGATAGGAAATCCTAGTTTCGATGTTGGCACACT AAACATGATAATGACATATTATTTTAACGCGGCAGCCCTTCTAGCTGTTTTATGCGGTTATAACCATCCGTATTATTGTTCTGTAGTT AATTGTCAGACTAAACGCTATCAAATCGAGGAGCTAGTTGTTTTTACGTTGAATAATTCTACAAAGACGGAAGACACCAATGAGTAA
- a CDS encoding hypothetical protein (encoded by transcript BEWA_038150A), with product MSLLFPRNFLIAKNVLAEAGISPNVFQRWNFISTNHKNLSINRFSVYSEIISTVCDLNNRIRTLINSLYITFSRGRRSYGNHVSSKWRWYHRHGYWATRKKLLKFDTYRRHRYHEVRGPGKRAPSKWEDQSYYKPLKTAVKFW from the exons ATGAGCCTTTTATTTCCTAGAAATTTTCTTATTGCAAAAAATGTCCTAGCTGAAGCAGGGATTAGTCCTAATGTCTTCCAAAGATGGAATTTTATCTCCACAAACCATAAAAATCTATCAATAAATCGATTTAGTGTCTATTCTGAG ATCATCTCGACCGTCTGTGATTTAAACAATAGGATCAGAACTCTCATAAACAGCCTTTATATAACGTTTTctagaggaagaagatcGTACG GTAACCACGTCTCAAGCAAATGGCGTTGGTATCATAGACACGGTTACTGGGCTACCAGGAAGAAGCTTCTGAAGTTCGACACATATAGACGTCACAG ATACCACGAAGTTCGAGGACCTGGGAAAAGGGCACCAAGTAAATGGGAAGACCAATCATATTATAAACCATTAAAAACTGCCGTAAAGTTTTGGTAA
- a CDS encoding hypothetical protein (encoded by transcript BEWA_038160A): MAGSIMTKLTGLPVISNIADTSSGGFGRVNVILPRPTRIHRADYDIAKLQAGASENEMLSLV, translated from the exons ATGGCAGGGTCCATCATGACAAAATTAACTGGTCTGCCAGTTATTTCTAACATTGCTGATACAAGTAGCGGTGGATTTGGACGTGTAAATG TCATCTTGCCAAGACCAACAAGGATTCACAGAGCAGATTACGATATCGCAAAGCTACAAGCTGGTGCAAGTGAGAACGAAATGTTATCACTCGTATAA
- a CDS encoding histone acetyltransferase, putative (encoded by transcript BEWA_038230A), whose amino-acid sequence MVTKQPLARTESNEKGRPVTGKKASKEGAVSKSSKSAHKSREKSAILAKARELYSQQFPTAFPMEYELWGKDLSRDCWRRCTVVHARPCDPSANINEISQVEYDYYIHWSGLDRRLDCWLAMEHIRTLDEGPPANESAIHDTEPEFHHDHAGIDEEYLREHEMNTKLKTINRIKLGPFMVDTWYFSPYPAPYQNIDILYICEFCLSFFKHEDELNWHMSQCELHHPPGNEIYRDENLAMFEVDGAMSTVYCENLCYLSKLFLDHKSLRHTVVLFIFYVMTEYDDNGYHITGYFSKEKHSKNNVSCLLSLPQHQRKGYGKYLTAFSYLLSKKEGKTGTPERPLSDLGKASYMSYWSEVLLEILFDPKYEGVSIQTLSQMTAFEPADIISCLEELGLLHTLSNGTSVITILPEKKRELLSKSRTKTRKLYMEKLHWIPYDAHNELTPV is encoded by the exons ATGGTTACCAAGCAGCCACTGGCGAGGACTGAAAGCAATGAAAAGGGCAGGCCCGTAACGGGAAAGAAAGCCTCGAAGGAAGGTGCTGTATCAAAATCATCCAAATCTGCCCACAAGTCAAGGGAAAAAAGCGCAATTCTTGCAAAAGCCAGGGAACTGTACTCCCAACAG TTTCCTACCGCTTTTCCTATGGAATATGAGCTTTGGGGTAAAGATTTGTCGAGGGATTGTTGGAGGAGGTGTACCGTAGTTCACGCCAG GCCATGCGACCCTTCCGCCAATATAAATGAAATATCACAGGTGGAATATGATTACTACATCCACTGGTCTGGGTTGGATCGTAGGTTGGACTGCTGGTTGGCTATGGAACACATACGCACACTTGATGAAGGTCCGCCAGCAAACGAATCAGCGATACATGACACCGAACCAGAGTTTCATCATGATCATGCCGGTATCGATGAGGAATATCTTAGAGAGCATGAAATGAATACGAAGTTAAAGACTATTAATAGGATCAAGCTTGGACCGTTTATGGTTGACACCTGGTATTTCTCGCCATATCCGGCACCTTATCAGAATATTGacattttgtacatttgcGAATTTTGCTTGTCATTTTTCAA GCACGAGGATGAACTTAATTGGCACATGTCCCAATGCGAATTGCATCATCCACCGGGTAATGAAATTTACAGGGACGAAAACCTAGCTATGTTTGAGGTTGACGGAGCAATGAGCACGGTATACTGTGAAAATTTGTGTTATTTGTCTAAATTGTTTCTTGACCACAAGAGTTtgag GCATACTGTTgttttgtttatattttatgtCATGACtgaatatgatgataacGGTTATCACATTACTGGCTATTTTTCCAAGGAAAAACATTCTAAAAATAATGTGTCCTGCCTTTTATCCCTTCCTCAACATCAGCGAAAGGGTTATGGAAAATATTTGACGGCTTTCAGCTACTTGCTATCTAAAAAGGAAGGGAAAACAGGTACACCTGAACGTCCATTGTCGGATTTGGGTAAGGCTTCATACATGTCCTATTGGTCGGAAGTTTTGCTTGAGATTTTATTTGATCCTAAATATGAGGGCGTATCTATACAG ACACTATCGCAAATGACTGCATTTGAACCAGCCGATATTATATCATGCCTAGAAGAGTTGGGTCTTTTGCATACACTATCTAATGGTACATCGGTGATTACAATATTGCCGGAGAAGAAGAGGGAATTGCTATCTAAATCGCGAACAAAGACTAGAAAGttgtatatggaaaagCTTCATTGGATTCCATATGATGCACACAATGAACTCACTCCAGTATGA
- a CDS encoding snoRNA binding domain containing protein (encoded by transcript BEWA_038210A): protein MTKTYLLFETAAGYGLYQVDNWDQIGHDASLEEMMLSQDKFTATVKFKAFQPFGTASEALENMRSLIEGQVTVLLSSFLSQNLPKKESDYSLAVVDATLGKSLSQKGFKVIYDSNVLELIRGCRLYETNRLTKLASGGTTFDMHNFQIGLGHSYSRSKLKFDPAKQDKPIINSVALLDSLTKNLNAFFMRAREWYGWHFPELYQIVSDNVKFCQVLKAIKKKEQYNFDDLEELTNITGSEEIALSIKKASRQSIGHELTDSDMLNIESFADQVIKLDKMKNNLSEYLDTKVSLVAPNLNTIVGPVVSGRLISHAGSLVNLAKAPASTIQILGAEKALFRALKSRSKTPKYGLLYQSAFIGKATNKHKGKAARYLANKCALASRLDCFCDTTTDVYGKKMNEQLTKRMEYLLGGPLPEDNMTVMKAAHEEYNSIKSERNKREREEEKEEQVPSEETKEPLESDKKKKKKQKKKEIANETAKEEGKENDSAGDLEPGDKKKKKKKKSQKEKSAQGEN, encoded by the coding sequence ATGACTAAAACATACTTGTTATTCGAGACAGCGGCCGGTTATGGTCTCTATCAGGTGGATAATTGGGACCAAATCGGCCATGATGCCTCCTTGGAAGAGATGATGTTGAGTCAAGACAAGTTTACAGCAACGGTAAAGTTTAAGGCGTTCCAGCCTTTTGGAACCGCCTCTGAAGCCCTAGAAAATATGAGAAGTTTAATAGAAGGCCAAGTTACAGTGCTATTGTCATCGTTTTTGAGTCAGAATCTACCAAAGAAGGAATCAGATTATTCTTTGGCCGTAGTAGATGCAACTTTGGGAAAGAGTTTGTCGCAAAAGGGTTTTAAAGTTATTTATGACTCAAACGTACTGGAACTTATAAGAGGATGTAGACTTTATGAAACAAATAGGTTGACAAAGTTGGCCTCTGGCGGTACTACATTCGATATGCACAACTTCCAAATAGGTCTGGGACACAGCTATAGCAGAAGCAAACTTAAATTCGACCCTGCAAAACAGGATAAACCAATCATAAATTCAGTGGCACTGCTTGACTCTTTAACCAAGAACTTAAATGCCTTCTTTATGAGAGCCCGTGAGTGGTATGGCTGGCATTTCCCAGAGCTATATCAAATCGTTAGTGACAATGTGAAATTTTGTCAAGTTTTAAAGGCcataaagaaaaaggaaCAGTATAATTTTGATGATCTTGAGGAACTAACAAATATAACAGGAAGCGAAGAAATTGCCTTGTCAATCAAAAAGGCTTCTAGGCAGTCGATCGGACACGAACTGACCGATTCTGATATGCTGAATATTGAAAGTTTTGCCGATCAAGTCATCAAGCTTGACAAAATGAAGAACAACCTGAGTGAATACTTGGATACAAAGGTATCTCTCGTTGCACCAAACCTCAATACCATTGTTGGACCTGTGGTTTCAGGCAGACTCATTAGTCATGCAGGCTCCCTTGTTAATCTTGCAAAGGCTCCCGCAAGTACTATACAAATCCTAGGGGCTGAAAAGGCGCTATTTAGGGCACTAAAATCAAGAAGCAAAACCCCAAAATATGGGCTCTTGTATCAATCTGCATTCATTGGCAAGGCTACGAATAAGCACAAGGGCAAAGCTGCTAGATATTTAGCAAACAAATGTGCACTGGCCTCAAGACTAGACTGCTTCTGTGATACCACAACTGATGTTTATGGCAAAAAGATGAACGAACAATTGACTAAACGTATGGAATATCTTCTGGGCGGACCCCTACCCGAAGACAACATGACTGTTATGAAAGCGGCACATGAAGAATACAACTCTATAAAGTCCGAGAGAAACAAGAGGGAGCgagaagaggaaaaggaagaacagGTGCCGAGTGAAGAGACTAAAGAACCCCTGGAGTCCgacaagaagaagaaaaagaaacagaaaaagaaggaaatCGCAAATGAGACCGCCAAGGAGGAAGGAAAGGAAAACGACTCTGCCGGAGATTTGGAACCTGGCgataaaaagaagaaaaagaaaaagaaatCGCAAAAGGAAAAGAGTGCACAAGGTGAAAATTAG
- a CDS encoding conserved hypothetical protein (encoded by transcript BEWA_038180A) yields MSPNGFVKWILAFYIAGGLISVDSIGIGGDVASPSFVVENIRFQRGLGFTEISQVDNDLLLKTNTVQLRINPEIFECMSKLQFNGTLKTTSLAKSGVKQWSMWSVDRFDKGEEMRWMPTNTSTCGKSQDSFLGGHCKLGFGRVKRIYNDIPSHTEIKVTGRVHFFDMWNGEYIILKADDTVLWTESHNWCPSVTDTACKKYGIDVCGQEYPDRLSVYFNVSMKHENSVLSLEFKSTLDKNTNPCDVSWGIDDIALYIR; encoded by the exons atgtCTCCAAATGGATTTGTAAAATGGATTCTGGCATTTTATATCGCAGGGGGATTAATATCTGTCGATTCTATCGGAATCGGAGGTGATGTGGCTTCTCCAAGCTTTGTCGTTGAGAATATCCGATTTCAGAGGGGTCTAGGCTTTACTGAAATATCACAAGTGGACAATGATCTCCTGTTAAAAACAAACACTGTGCAACTACGCATTAATCCGGAGATTTTTGAATGTATGTCTAAACTCCAGTTCAATGGAACCCTAAAAACAACATCATTAGCCAAATCTGGTGTTAAGCAATG GAGTATGTGGAGCGTGGACAGGTTCGACAAGGGTGAAGAAATGAGATGGATGCCAACG AATACAAGTACATGTGGAAAATCCCAGGATTCCTTTCTAGGTGGTCATTG TAAACTTGGTTTTGGGCGCGTGAAACGAATATACAATGACATACCATCACACACTGAGATAAAAGTTACCGGAAGGGTACACTTTTTTGATATGTGGAACGGAGAATATATTATTCTCAAAGCAGATGATACTGTACTGTGGACAG AATCCCACAACTGGTGTCCAAGTGTAACGGACACTGCCTGCAAAAAATACGGTATTGACGTCTGCGGACAAGAATATCCAGATAGGCTATCG GTTTATTTCAATGTATCAATGAAACATGAAAATAGTGTGTTATCCCTAGAATTTAAAAGTACACTCgataaaaatacaaatcCCTGCGACGTATCATGGGGGATTGACGATATAGCTCTGTATATTAGGTAA
- a CDS encoding conserved hypothetical protein (encoded by transcript BEWA_038220A), which translates to MEEDAHFEQLCKDVYGYYGNIRDTPPNQLALIMLRSMGEHWTLEEVDYVLTNRNDDNKYLSFLEFRRLAKSKWFRPSGKNDKLIVSGGYEVPLNMPIEDVKELESAFNRISDFYSPKQTPRKTVELDALYSILTGVGDKMPKNIAKQVLSDLHVYENKVSLRALLCLLGSKT; encoded by the exons atggaagaagatgcaCATTTCGAGCAATTGTGTAAAGATGTGTACGGGTATTACGGAAATATACGCGACACACCGCCCAATCAGCTCGCCCTAATCATGTTGAGGTCAATGGGCGAGCACTGGACCCTTGAAGAAGTAGATTATGTGCTAACTAATAGAAATGATGACAATAAGTACCTCAGCTTTCTAGAATTCAGGCGGCTTGCCAAGTCGAAATGGTTCAGGCCCTCCGGCAAG AACGACAAGCTTATAGTCAGTGGAGGTTACGAAGTGCCCCTAAATATGCCAATagaagatgtaaaggaaCTCGAATCCGCATTTAACAGGATATCGGACTTTTACTCTCCGAAACAAACACCCAGGAAAACTGTGGAGCTAGATGCACTTTATAGTATACTAACAGGGGTTGGAGATAAAATGCCAAAAAACATCGCCAAACAGGTACTCTCGGACCTGCACGTATACGAAAACAAAGTCTCACTTAGAGCATTATTATGTCTATTAGGAAGCAAAACATAA